One window of the Dreissena polymorpha isolate Duluth1 chromosome 5, UMN_Dpol_1.0, whole genome shotgun sequence genome contains the following:
- the LOC127880657 gene encoding uncharacterized protein LOC127880657: MTRHRTELYNSLWDMSDVFFDNHVRDLRIVMEEICQYLGAGMCSFTERGIEDIIQGKTPHDPHSINVFHEQQETEKSYRENIKHFTADELRYHTRLEEVISILEHHHLDDLTRALRSGHDLTERHLPPREQQYPAKLINVMPIAIEIAVTGCGDLRKRSQLIRELTNIINNTDEPADYEPMFRDRNAVHTAFDQIFSGFGEFHAQSGCIRIFVRPYDISQFFQLLNACVDGDLTSKLKPLQDIVREVQGFEQYDHEVVLYRDNYTCVMDDLTGQLLKKLEEKGFKLVQNRKITVDKSDQGNVILTVSCNSSSDRRVVRNALQNGCLQPTFDVLQQQLKHVYPDVSLSATEVKSCAFPTKTVVWINPKKISIDPNASFSRDIDLWFLSDRNMPSITGISVNGTGRLVAADFGNACIKLIDTNTGKRIGLALSTCCSLLCDKDCGKQYRPWDVVFIDEDRAVVSVPAAGKLIIVDTRNNQLSVLKEVINQTQCRGLAYCCSRLYVTYGSPVRKVRILDTEGTIMKTFTNEHLHEPWHVTVNLNDMSIFVSESFTKRIIHLDANGIPVQIMDLKQVTDEPRGLVFKDASRLWVCAYRFNGKDSIAEIDLDNAECSDVVGECIERPIGIHIDSKSNLVFLSMCKTPTLRVFKFEK, encoded by the exons ATGACAAGGCATAGAACTGAGCTATACAACTCTCTGTGGGATATGTCAGATGTCTTTTTTGACAACCACGTAAGGGATCTTCGGATTGTAATGGAAGAGATATGTCAATATCTCGGGGCGGGCATGTGCAGTTTTACAGAGAGGGGAATAGAAGATATTATACAAGGCAAAACTCCTCACGATCCACACAGTATCAACGTCTTCCATGAGCAACAGGAAACGGAAAAATCTTATCGGGAGAACATAAAACACTTTACCGCAG ATGAGCTACGCTATCACACAAGATTGGAAGAGGTCATCAGTATTCTAGAACATCATCACCTTGATGATTTGACAAGAG CGCTACGGAGTGGCCATGATCTTACTGAAAGGCATTTACCACCACGAGAACAGCAGTACCCGGCAAAGTTGATAA ATGTGATGCCTATTGCTATTGAGATCGCCGTGACAGGTTGCGGCGACTTAAGGAAACGCAGTCAACTCATCAGAGAGCTGACCAATATTATTAACAACACTGACGAACCTGCAGACTATGAGCCGATGTTCAGGGACAGGAACGCTGTCCACACCGCTTTCGATCAAATCTTCTCGGGCTTTGGAG AGTTTCATGCACAATCGGGATGCATACGAATTTTTGTACGTCCTTATGATATCTCACAATTCTTCCAACTTTTAAACGCATGTGTCGACGGGGACCTGACATCAAAATTGAAGCCACTTCAAGACATTGTTCGCGAAGTTCAAGGATTTGAACAATACGACCACGAGGTGGTTTTGTACAGGGACAATTATACGTGTGTGATGGACGATTTGA CTGGCCAGCTGCTGAAGAAACTCGAAGAAAAAGGGTTTAAGTTGGTACAAAACCGTAAGATTACGGTAGACAAGTCCGACCAGGGTAATGTCATTTTGACAGTATCGTGTAACTCTTCAAGCGATCGCCGCGTCGTTAGAAACGCTCTACAAAATGGATGTTTGCAACCGACATTTGATGTTCTTCAACAACAGCTTAAACATGTTTATCCCGACGTGTCATTGAGTGCTACAG AAGTTAAGAGCTGCGCATTCCCAACGAAAACTGTTGTTTG GATAAATCCAAAGAAGATATCGATCGACCCAAATGCTTCATTCTCTAGAGACATTGACCTGTGGTTCCTATCAGATAGAAACATGCCTTCAATAACTGGGATATCTGTTAACGGTACTGGACGCCTTGTCGCTGCCGATTTTGGCAACGCATGTATCAAACTGATTGACACAAACACCGGTAAAAGAATTGGTTTGGCTCTATCAACTTGTTGTTCTCTTTTATGCGACAAAGATTGTGGCAAACAATACCGTCCATGGGATGTAGTTTTTATTGATGAAGACCGAGCAGTAGTGTCTGTTCCGGCGGCAGGTAAACTTATCATTGTCGACACAAGAAATAATCAATTATCAGTTCTCAAAGAGGTGATCAATCAAACGCAATGCCGTGGACTTGCATATTGCTGCAGTCGTCTGTATGTTACATATGGGTCACCGGTGAGAAAAGTAAGAATACTGGACACCGAAGGTACAATCATGAAAACGTTCACGAATGAGCACCTCCATGAACCATGGCATGTAACAGTCAATCTAAACGACATGTCCATATTTGTATCGGAATCATTCACAAAGCGCATCATCCATTTGGATGCCAATGGTATTCCAGTGCAAATAATGGACTTAAAACAGGTGACTGATGAGCCCAGAGGTCTCGTATTTAAAGACGCATCACGATTATGGGTGTGTGCCTACAGATTTAACGGTAAAGATTCTATAGCTGAAATCGATTTAGACAATGCCGAATGCAGTGATGTTGTTGGTGAATGCATAGAAAGACCAATCGGTATTCATATAGATAGCAAATCGAACCTTGTGTTCCTAAGCATGTGCAAAACTCCTACGCTCCGCGTGTTTAAGttcgaaaaataa